A window of Periophthalmus magnuspinnatus isolate fPerMag1 chromosome 21, fPerMag1.2.pri, whole genome shotgun sequence genomic DNA:
TCCATCAGGAATCACTTTCACGTCTATATTGCAGCTTAATCATGTCGTGAATCCGGTCGTAAAACGTGTGAACTTAATACACACTCGGGGACTTCAGCGTCGTCAGTTCATCAGGTTCCTTGAGGAAACTGATGTGGATCATCAGGAGGTGCTGGAcactcctgtgtcctctggtTTGGACAAAGTGCTTCACCGAGTGTGGGACCTGAAAGAGGAGACTGGTGTATTTTTGGACTTGGTGGGGAAATCTGACGATTCTCCTGAGCTAAACAAGAACTGGTTTTGTGATTTTTGCGTTTGCCGTGGACATATTTTCACACTTGAATGAGCTGAATGTGAAACTTCAGGGGAAAGATCAGTTTGTGCACGACATGTACAAACATGGTACAGATTTCCACACAAATTGCAAAACGCATCTTTCATTTCTCCTGTCACAAGACCCTGAAACTGCACCACCAGAAGAGCAACTGAAACTGATCGATCTTCAGTCTGACTCTGTCTTAAAGGAGAAGTTTAAACTGAATAACTTCTATGCTTCACTTAACAAAGCCACGTTTCCAAACCTCCAGAAGATGCCACAGAAGATGCTGGATTTGTTTGGTTCTACCTGCGTGTGTGAGCAGACACTCAGCATCATGAACATCAACAAAGCCACAGATCCACTGACCAACACCACGACAAAACTCCAGACTTTGAGCTGGCAAAACAAGATCAACACTGTTCCACTGAAACACTGTTCCACTGAAACACTGTCCCCGCTGAAACTGAACTTgagtttttctgttgtgtttattgaagCACTGGCAATAAACAGatcaagttgttgatcttttggcgcTTGATAAaacaatgtgtttatttaactgaaatgtaataaattgaTTATTAATATAGTGTCATGATTCCattatctgtctccctgtgctctccccctcccctacctgtctgaatccggACCTGGGCGGAGATCCTGACTCCTCCCACACGCACCTGGAGTGCATCAGGacaatcacctccacctgctgtcgagtacatgagggctcggcagaagacactcagagccagatcgtccgtgcGTCAAATGTgatgctccagctcagttttgtattttgtcgcCTGCTCGATTCTTATTGGATTTTGCTActtcccagattcctgctctcgctcgttcctgctcctgaccctgcgctccagctccggtacagtccaccccttgTCTTCgcttcctgtcctgtcttggtctccgtcTTGCTTCCCGTCcttcctgccctggctcccgctctttGGATTACCCCTGCTCTGTCCGCCCTGGCcgtcagctgacctcactctgctgaacctcgaccggaccaactgcaggaggagacgacctgtttgtttagttaaatccaggtggagactttttttattttatttattttttggccaggcagtgtatgaacattaataacagacaaatcaggtccttctttccctgaggtcgctcctgttagcgttagcaacaggtttgattgacagcgttgctaagcgtcctcTCCGTGCTACGATATTCGTTGTCCGACTTCCAGATATGGGACTGGGCTCTAAATcacagcctcgatgagcttcatttggagctgaagtcTGTGGCGTTACAACACACACCTGCATTTCAactctttttattttatctgcgtctcatctgtgttaaatattattgtcctgttgatactttgcagtgacatcgtaCTAGGGCTGTTCtacatgtgtctctatggtggaatgttgtgctttgtgtcaccatggtaacagccaATGTAACTGAATGGGGTCGTTTTAACCTCAGCAATATTGAAGCATTGAGCCAACGCACAGACAAGTCCACTGAAAAAAAAGGCAACGTTCcatttgtttgttctttgtcttagatttttaaatatactttcTACTCACTGCTGTTTCTTTACTTTtgaatcattttacctctttcagtcctggaaaatcagtttagttatgatttcctttcaaataaaccaagacttttaaaccatttttacaggTTTTAACTACATTTCTGACGAGCCAGCGACATGTCCGAGGCAAGAAACCAAAGAaattctttctgcgaacgcCGTCGGGACTATCAACAAAATAATGAGCTACAAGCGccgatatttgttttagaatctgaaaaaggacttgaCCGAACgctccctgtgacttccagCGGTAAACagcctacagttactttcagagaagagagtgaaaaaaaacCTGCTACTTTCAACGTAAACCTGAGGGATACGGTgtattttccaaaactttgtaaagacaagacgccaggacgaagaggtgcggtcagaggaactgtgacctgagtcactattaatgaattaaacgagagagaaatgagaggaaatgttaatgtctgtgtgagaaaagtgtataaagtgtgtggtgaggggttttacagacaaaaacagagagaataatgtaaaaaaaatgaagcTGATACTTGACTGATTTTGCCTTTTGCGAGTTATTTGTAGAATGTGACCctgagataaaccagggaccagtgaGATGAGTTGTCTGTTCTACAAACTGATTTcagctttaaaataatgtttttattttaaacttttgagTCCCAGAGCATTTTTGAAACCTTCTCGTGGTTATTaacaaaaatgatccaaaccAAACTCTTCCTAACTGATGTCCGTCTGGTCCACGTCCTCTGTTGTGTCTCAAGTTCAGTCAAATGtgaaaacaaagcacaaaatgtgtgaaaatagaATCATTAAATCACAAAAGGAGGAGCGTGGCTGTACGTTCATGGAGAAAAAAATCCTAACATTTTGACAATATTCTCAAAAAATTCACTTTAAAgtcattgtcaaagtaaagacGTCATTTTATCCAGAGTCATTCACCCCCTCGACCAAAGTGCAAAAGAATGTCCTTTATTCAAGTTAAAGATGAAATAAAACCGAGCGTACGACAGATGTAGATCTTTATATTACTGAACTTTTGAAATGATTCAgttgtaaatgtttaaacattAACCACAGAAATGTCTCCCATGATCCTCTGCTCGTAGCTGAGCTCCTCTGGGCAGGACTCCGACAGGTGCACGAGTCTCTGCACCAATTTCACCAAATCTATTCCCTTCACTTTGAGCTTTATACATGTTTACACTTGTAAAACCGGGACTGCCCAGAGCGCACGGCTCCACAAGCACAAAACGACGGAGTGAAGCTGAGTCTGAACATAGatgtaaaacagtgtaatatgggcctttaaggTTCTGTGTAAATCCGTTTAGACGCCACAGTTCTGGATGTTCAGGCTCATCTCTGGagaactgtttttgtttatatgtttgtgGAGCTTTTCACAATCAGAATACATCAAATTTGACATCATTCATTTACCAaacaagggtcaaaggtcagagacTCTGGAATAAACATGTGAAAGGCCACTGTGGGTCTAATCATCATAATAAAGTCATTTAGTGTGACTGTGGGCTGAGGGTTCTCTGGAACAGAACAACATTCCTCTGGACTTTGACACAAACCTGCTCTGAGCGACGCCATTGGCCGCGTCAGTCACATGACCAAAGGTGTGTCAGGTCTAATAGGAGGTTCAGATTAAACCAGAGTAAAACACGTCGACATAAGGATCTGTTTAGACTTAGTCCTCAGAGGGTCTGTGTAAGATGGCGGAGGCAGAGGTCACACACTTCCTGACCTGTTCCATTTGTCTGGACACCTTCACTGAGCCTGTGTCTCTGGGCTGTCACCACAGCTTCTGCAGGACCTGCCTCCAGAAGACCTGGGCccaggagaaagagaagaactGCCCTGTGTGCAGGAGGAAGTCTTCTAAAAGTGATCCAGGAGTGAACTTTGCTTTGAAAGAACTGAGTGACTCACTGAGGCAGAAGCTACAACtctccaaaacaacagaacaacagaccTCTGTAGAAACGcacgagaggaaagaggagaagagggaggagggaggagaggagggggaggtaaAAGTCCAGGCCTCAGAGTCTGTGCTCCAGTCTCTCAGAGAACAGAGGGACCAGGTCAGAGACAGACTGGATCTCTGTAACGAGATAGTTCAACACTCAGAGGAGCAGGCGCTGCTCTGTGAGCGTCAGATCACAGCTGTGTTTGAGAGGATGCGGCGCCACctacaggaggagcaggacagagctgtgtctgctctgagagaggagcagaggagacaggccCAGACTATAAACCCACAGCTCCACAAACTCAGAGAGACACTGTCCTCTTTGAACAGCAACATCCAGGAGCTGGAGAAACAACTAAAGACCCACACCCACAGGCCTCTGAGCTCCAGCCCCGAGCCTCTGCCTCAGCTCCCCAAAGGACTGCTCCTGAACCAGGCCAAAGTCCTGGGGAACCTGGGCTACAGAGTCTGGACCAGCCTGAGGAGAGTGGTGCAGTTCAGTCCAGTCATTCTGGACCCAAACACAGCAAGAGGATGGCTCTATCTGTCTGAGGACCTCAGTGGGGCGACAAATGGAGACACTTATCAGCAGCTCCCAGACAATCCAGAGAGATTCAGTAATTACACCATGGTCCTGGGCTCAGAGGGCTTCAGCTCAGGGACACACCAGTGGGACGTGGAGGTGGGGGACCATCCAAGCTGGAACATCGGAGTCGCCAAAGAGTCGATCGACAGGAAAGGAGAGATATTTGCTTCACCTAAATATGGAATCTGGTGTTTATTCCACACAGATGGTAAATACGACAATGGCTGTGGTAAACCTGTGAAAGTGCAGAATCCTCCAGAGAAGATCAGGGTCAAACTGGACTTTAACAAAGGGAAAGTGTCCTTCTACGACACTGATCACATGACCCACCTGTACACGCACACAGGGAGGTTCACCGAGAAAATGTTTCCTTATTTTGGCATTGGACCAAGTAAAGAGTCTAAAACCAAAGAGGTCCGTGTGTGTCCGACCTCAGGCCCACAGTGAGGACCACAGGAGCTTTGGAGCAGGGCACTAGgacccagaggagcaggaccTCACCCACGACTCAGGGATAGGTCTGCTTCAGTCGTCTGTGGAGGCTCCAGAATACAGCTTTATTTGATTAAACAcatgttttttcatattgtggctgggatatcggcttccaaatatcggtcgagtcgatatcctggttggacatttaaactgatgtaataagacgatttacaggtcgtagaaagtctcatcatgtctgaacttttatttacacagattttcatttaaatgtaagtAACAGTTTCTTAatctgttttagtttagttttattttccttttgtttaaatttaatgaaatgtgtttagtgtcattgatgatgatgatgatgatgatgatgatgatgatgatgatgatgatttgtgTTGTGAATGCATTTGACCAGAAGAGGGCGCCTGCGTTTGACCCGGTGTAGTCACATGTGAGGAGAGTTTTCACATTATGTTAAAGTGTTTGGAATAATCACTATTTGAGCAGATCATGGTGATAAAAGAGGAGCTAAATGTgtagaaatgtattttgtattttatctttgaCTTTAATAAACCAAGAAAAGACTTTgagagtttttcatgtttgtcctTTCAGTTTGGTGACTAAGCTCTACGCCTCAGCAGTGCTCGTCTCAATAAACATTTAGGTGAATTTATAcactgcagctgatgtcatcaacattacctggagggtgaagctaactggaggcactgctctgtctgaagctctgacctaaaacaaacaaataaaagaattaAAAGAGGTTTAAAGTGAATCTGACAGAGTCATAGGCGAGTTTGTACAGCACGATTCACACATAAAGTCATTCAAAGGTctgtacagaataagaaagacattaaaataagacaaatgaaaatataaataatcacaaacaatcatcataaaaccatttcagtcacacacagctaaacagaacagttttagtctggatttaaacattgtcaaagtcaaggcctgtGTGagatcttcaggaagaatgttccaggttttagctgcagaaaactgaaacactgattcaccaggtttagtccaggtttagtcctggtttagtcctggtttagccctggtttagtcccggtttagccccggttcagccctgttttagtcctgctttagtcctggtttagtcctggttcagtcctggtttagccctggtttagccctggtttagtcctggtttagtcctggtttagtcccggtttagccccggtttagtcccggtttagccccggtttagccccggttcagccctgttttagtcctggtttagtcctggtttagtcctggttcagtcctggtttagtcctggttcagtcctggtttagccctggtttagtcccggtttagtcccggtttagtcccggtttagtctcggtttagtcccggtttagacccggtttagtcccggtttagacccggtttagacccggtttagtcccggtttagtcccggtttagtcccggttcagtcccggttcagtcccggttcagtcccggttcagtcccggtttagtcccggtttagacccggtttagtcccggttcagtcccggttcagtcccggttcagtcccggtttagtcccggtttagtcctggtttagtcctcctcatgtgggagatgttctttggtgctggtccatggagagacttgttcacactgagctgctttaaagtctctgagccacaggacacatgtgtgaagtacttcctggttctagtcctgacccgagcagcagtgttctggatgttctggatgttctggatgttctggatgttctggatgttctggatgttctgttctgtggctcgtttggagagtccagtgatcaggacgttacagtcgtctaatctactggacacaaacgcaggataagtctctgagtctgggtttgacagtatacctttgatttttcacatgtttttagatgtaaaaagctgcagatgttattgatttgatgtggctgttaaagttcaagtctgagtccattattccCTCTAGATTTcttgcctgatttgaaggttttagagagagagactggaggtgacactttctctatgtttctgtgacttgagtcttgtctgagtttatctggagaaagttgtttttcctccacacactgatctgttgatgcagtgaatccactggtccatattcaagtaaaaaaaaaaaaaaaaaaaaaaaaagttttattttgacgtGACCGGAAGCGCCCTGTTAATCCGTCCgtagttttattgtgaaacCCGGAAGTGCCCGTGTCCAGTCTCGTGCGCCTGACGGTTGTGTTTCCCGTGTTTCTCACTTCGAGGCGAACTCCTCACACGTTTGTTTTTATCCTTTTCCGGGTTTGGacgtgttgttttattttttctactgtttgtgttttgttcttcgCTGATTTCCAGGATGGTGAAAGTGTCTTTTAACTCTGCTCTGGCTCAAAAAGACGCAAAGAAGGACGCGGAGAGTCTGATCCCGGAGGACGAGGACAAAGTGAGTGAAACAACCAGGAAAAAACATGGCCCGAGCGATAAAAAAAACGAGCTTTAAGCAGTGAAAACACACGGGATCTACGCGGATTTAATGCCGTTTTTAAGTTTACACTCGGTATTACACTTTTACCACGAGTTAAAGCTGgttctgctccacaaatgtgtttatttccGCACTTTTACACGGTGTTTATGCTAATCCCAGGGCTAGTTTGCGTTTGATTACGGCTCTTAACGTTTCGGGCGTGTTTcaaaccacttttttttttttttttttaacctttcaaCACTTTAATGCGGCCGAACTGACGCGTAATAAACATCTGCGTTGCAAATTCGTCTGTTTTCAGTCGTTTTGCGCGGTTTTTTGATCAGATTTAACCTCATTACGGTGTTTATAAAGTGGCTCGCGCTTATCTGCGGGGccgtgtctccatggcaacggggtgaaaggtcaaagttcacgttaatatacaagtttaatgtcactttCTAATgcgtttgggttttttttgtttttgttttttttccccccttggCGTTTGGACAAAGTGCGTCACTGTCGCGGAAGAGAAAACATGGAGGTGCGGAGCCGACACAGGAAGTCACATCCTCATCTCCACACGACCTGGTACAAAAACGCACACAACCAGGGGGAATTATCAGCTTTTGGGGTCGTTAGTGCGTTTGTAGGTGAGATTTCTGGAAGTTCTTAGTCGATTAAAGTCATGTTTTAGCCCttacgtgtcaaactcaaggcccccgacctaaatgtggcccccccatgtcattttatgtggcccgcagcaagataaattaaaagattTGACTGTCTTAAAGTGTCAGTTCATCAGGACGTACAGTTACGCAGCCGTGTTTTTACTTCTACGGAAATGTATAAggaataaatacagagacagttaatgaacgagtttttaaaaaagtagtttatttacgTTACATGTGGCCCTTCGAGAATGACCCTGGCCCTCGGTGGAAATATGTTTGACGCCCCCGTTTTAGCCGAGCGGTTAGCCGgataaaaagggggcgtggcgaAAGTGCTCCAAActgttacgtgtgtgtgtgtgtgtgtgtctgacccaaactgcactcacgaGACCGCACCTGCAcgcaaaaagtactgtttatgcaggaaaaagtacaaggaaccagtgtatttatatagaaacagaTTAAACTTCTGAATCGTGACGTAAAGACCATTAACTCCCAGCTCTTCCGCTCCCTCTGTCACTCCTCCGTTCTGCTGTTTCACATAGAAATCCTCATcatctgaataaataaatagtcgACGAGCGCAcgttttggttgactaagacgCAACCGATTAATCGACGAAACAGCTAAAGGGCTACAGTTGTTAGGTTTGTGTAAAAATGAGTTCAATCGTCGTTTTTCCCGTTTATTCTGTCGTATAAATCTTTGTCTTTGGTGTTTACTCAGATTGTGTGAGTTTTTCAGATCAGTTCTTTCTATTCCTGTTAAAGAAGAGGAgggtagttacatttactcaagtaactgttgaaagaaaatgtacttctcCAGCcgtatacttttactcctatttgagtcatatttgtattgaagtagcagtactcttactcgagtagttgtggttc
This region includes:
- the LOC117389062 gene encoding E3 ubiquitin-protein ligase TRIM35-like, encoding MAEAEVTHFLTCSICLDTFTEPVSLGCHHSFCRTCLQKTWAQEKEKNCPVCRRKSSKSDPGVNFALKELSDSLRQKLQLSKTTEQQTSVETHERKEEKREEGGEEGEVKVQASESVLQSLREQRDQVRDRLDLCNEIVQHSEEQALLCERQITAVFERMRRHLQEEQDRAVSALREEQRRQAQTINPQLHKLRETLSSLNSNIQELEKQLKTHTHRPLSSSPEPLPQLPKGLLLNQAKVLGNLGYRVWTSLRRVVQFSPVILDPNTARGWLYLSEDLSGATNGDTYQQLPDNPERFSNYTMVLGSEGFSSGTHQWDVEVGDHPSWNIGVAKESIDRKGEIFASPKYGIWCLFHTDGKYDNGCGKPVKVQNPPEKIRVKLDFNKGKVSFYDTDHMTHLYTHTGRFTEKMFPYFGIGPSKESKTKEVRVCPTSGPQ